From Heteronotia binoei isolate CCM8104 ecotype False Entrance Well chromosome 17, APGP_CSIRO_Hbin_v1, whole genome shotgun sequence, one genomic window encodes:
- the LOC132586370 gene encoding zinc finger and BTB domain-containing protein 26-like, which translates to MAPACEQLQFRFPSYGDGVLRRMDQLREQRRFCDVTVQVNELRVPGHRVVFAACSPFLRDQFLLNDSEEVSFSLFQSSEIGRQLLLSCYTGCLEVPVKELVNYLTAASFLQMGHVVECCAQALSHYLVPKADALLQEEEEEGNCLQQDGEEEEEEEKYCPSAFKGEADSEKGRTEGPEFTPCSSSSPAISLSLINSAVEITRSYLQGCLDDETGGKGLPFPPPVPAPGSQWRRYSLPWHRRSAAAAYRDWRPGVGAAGWKVPGLERPYRCPRCNRVFQQLGHFVSHVQEHKLFLCLRCGKVFSQKSNLTRHIRVHTGFKPFQCPVCHKCFTQNATLQDHLNLHSGLKPHRCNYCDMHFTHKPGLRRHLKEMHGKSTFENSHEEIEEVTIDFD; encoded by the coding sequence ATGGCCCCAGCCTGTGAGCAGCTGCAATTCCGCTTCCCTAGTTACGGGGACGGGGTGCTGCGCCGCATGGACCAGCTGCGGGAACAGCGGCGCTTCTGCGACGTGACGGTGCAGGTGAATGAGCTGCGGGTCCCCGGGCACCGGGTGGTCTTTGCCGCCTGCTCCCCTTTCCTGCGGGACCAGTTCCTGCTCAATGACTCGGAAGAGGTGTCCTTCTCACTCTTCCAGAGCTCTGAGATCGGGCGCCAGCTTCTGCTCTCCTGCTACACGGGGTGCCTGGAGGTGCCCGTCAAGGAGCTGGTCAACTACCTGACGGCCGCGTCCTTCTTGCAGATGGGCCACGTGGTGGAGTGCTGCGCCCAGGCCCTCTCCCACTACTTAGTCCCCAAGGCAGACGCcctgctgcaggaggaggaggaggagggaaactgctTACAGCAGgacggggaggaggaggaggaagaggagaagtacTGCCCTTCTGCATTCAAGGGGGAGGCGGACTCTGAGAAAGGCAGAACGGAGGGTCCCGAGTTCACCCCTTGCAGCTCCTCTTCTCCAGCGATCTCGCTCTCACTGATCAACTCAGCCGTGGAAATCACCCGCAGCTACCTGCAGGGCTGCTTGGACGATGAGACGGGCGGCAAAGGCCTTCCTTTCCCGCCCCCAGTCCCTGCGCCGGGCTCCCAGTGGAGGCGCTACTCCTTGCCCTGGCACCGCCGCAGCGCGGCCGCAGCTTACAGGGACTGGAGGCCAGGGGTCGGGGCGGCGGGGTGGAAGGTGCCCGGGCTGGAGCGCCCGTATCGGTGCCCGCGCTGCAACCGCGTTTTCCAGCAGCTGGGCCACTTTGTGAGCCACGTCCAGGAGCACAAGCTCTTCCTGTGCCTGCGCTGCGGCAAGGTCTTCTCGCAGAAGAGCAACCTGACGCGGCACATCCGGGTGCACACCGGCTTCAAGCCCTTCCAGTGCCCCGTCTGCCACAAGTGCTTCACTCAGAACGCCACCCTGCAGGACCACCTCAACCTGCACAGCGGCCTCAAGCCCCACCGGTGCAACTACTGCGACATGCACTTCACCCACAAGCCGGGCCTGCGGCGCCACCTCAAGGAGATGCACGGCAAGAGCACCTTCGAGAACAGCCACGAAGAGATCGAAGAGGTCACCATTGACTTTGattga